A stretch of the Xyrauchen texanus isolate HMW12.3.18 chromosome 20, RBS_HiC_50CHRs, whole genome shotgun sequence genome encodes the following:
- the LOC127660668 gene encoding leucine-rich repeat flightless-interacting protein 2-like isoform X3, translating into MGTPGSGRKRTPIKNRFSAEDEALSSIAREAEARLAAKRAARAEARDIRMKELERQQKELSYHQHSSSSRKWGQIHQWMADAEKARHGHHSSSHSRRGLNDDTASVRSVGSYRSNSSSLRDLSSSHHSSRASSSRRRDLVSGISSSSSLKSSYSTSSVYNDLHKKPVGNSSKKDLLTGLYHDQRNYSSLKTPKPPPSTVSTYTPRAPSSSSSTVLMRSCSVASICDDGLYGSYSSRAPSECSWYSSGASSTRSSPVSSDDDSSSSVSQSRRGRRDSVLADFSETAADYFSRSNRRGSIVSDVDDLSIPDLDSMDEKCDKQFTDPFSRPSSRCATPALSAAALASLGGSSSRRGSGDTGSVIMDPEASLNELKESLSEVEEKYKKAMVSNAQLDNDKTNLIYQVDTLKDFIEEMEEQMSELRRETEDKSKDLERQKHTCSVLQHKQEELKEGIRQRDELIKENKKIPQKLDTLMREVFDLQETVNWKDKKIAALERQKEYFDCIRNERDELRNELADLKGKSRMGEEHGLVIIPEDMPNGDVNHESPSSGITVVTQEAAQVLESAGDGPLDVRLRKLADEKNELLAQIRKLKIHLDEERQKHTKIDSVYKEEERMENGTDLQFIEMQRDSNRQISEYKFKLSKTEQEMATMEQNINRLEGQVSRYKSASDNAEKVEDELKAEKRKLQRELRTALDKIEEMEMTNNHLVKRLEKMKANRNALLSQQ; encoded by the exons GCTGAGGCCAGACTTGCTGCAAAAAGAGCTGCTCGTGCAGAGGCTCGGGACATCCGGATGAAAGAACTTGAGAGGCAACAGAAAGAG ctGTCTTACCATCAGCACTCCTCCTCTAGCAGAAAATGGGGGCAAATCCACCAATGGATG GCTGATGCAGAAAAGGCCCGTCATGGTCATCATTCCAGTAGCCACAGTCGACGG GGATTGAATGATGACACAGCGTCAGTCCGCAGTGTTGGAAGTTACAGG TCAAATTCGTCCTCTTTAAGAGACTTGAGCAGTTCCCATCACTCGAGTCGAGCTAGTTCTTCCAGGAGAAGAGACTTGGTG TCTGGTATCTCCAGTAGTTCCTCTTTGAAGAGCTCCTACTCCACT AGCTCTGTATATAATGATCTACATAAAAAACCTGTTGGCAATAGCTCCAAAAAAGACCTGCTG ACTGGATTGTATCATGACCAAAGGAACTACTCCAGCTTAAAGACTCCCAAACCTCCTCCCTCTACTGTCTCTACCTATACACCACGG GCTCCATCCAGCAGCAGTTCTACAGTTCTGATGCGCAGCTGTAGTGTG GCTTCCATATGTGATGATGGTCTTTATGGTTCATATAGTTccagagct CCATCTGAATGCAGCTGGTATTCTTCTGGTGCCAGTTCCACACGCAGCAGCCCTGTG TCATCAGATGACGATTCTTCCAGCTCTGTGTCCCAAAGTCGACGTGGGAGAAGGGATAGTGTG TTGGCTGATTTCTCTGAGACAGCTGCTGATTATTTCAGCCGCTCTAATCGAAGAGGCAGCATTGTCTCTGATGTTGATGATCTGAGCATTCCAGACTTGGACAGT aTGGATGAGAAATGTGATAAGCAGTTTACAGACCCCTTCAGTCGG CCATCCTCTCGATGTGCCACCCCGGCATTGTCTGCAGCTGCCCTGGCATCTCTAGGGGGCAGTTCTTCTAGGAGGGGCAGTGGAGACACTGGAAGTGTCATTATGGATCCAGAGGCTTCGCTCAATGAATTAAAG GAATCTCTATCAGAAGTGGAGGAGAAGTATAAGAAGGCCATGGTCTCTAACGCCCAGCTGGACAATGACAAGACAAACCTCATCTACCAGGTGGATACACTCAAAGATTTCATAGAAGAAATGGAGGAGCAAATGTCAGAGCTACGCAGGGAAACAGAAGATAAATCAAAG gATCTAGAAAGGCAGAAGCACACATGTTCAGTACTACAGCACAAACAAGAGGAGCTGAAGGAAGGTATCCGGCAGCGAGATGAACTCATTAAG GAGAACAAGAAAATTCCGCAAAAACTAGATACCCTCATGAGGGAGGTGTTTGACCTGCAGGAAACGGTTAACTGGAAGGACAAAAAGATTGCG GCGttagagagacagaaagaataCTTTGATTGCATTAGGAATGAAAGAGATGAGCTCAGGAATGAGCTGGCTGATCTCAAGGGGAAAAGCCGAATGGGAGAG GAACATGGGCTGGTCATTATACCGGAAGACATGCCCAACGGAGATGTCAATCATGAATCCCCCTCCTCAGGCATCACTGTGGTAACACAGGAGGCAGCGCAGGTTTTGGAGTCAGCAGGAGATGGACCTTTGG ATGTAAGACTACGAAAGCTTGCTGATGAAAAGAATGAACTTTTGGCACAG ATCAGAAAACTGAAGATCCATTTAGATGAAGAGAGACAGAAACATACAAAGATTGACAGTGTTTACAAAGAGGAAGAACGAATGGAGAACGGCACTGATCTACAATTCATCGAGATGCAGA GGGACTCCAATAGGCAGATAAGTGAATACAAATTCAAGCTTTCAAAGACAGAACAGGAAATGGCAACAATGGAACAAAAT ATAAACAGACTTGAAGGACAGGTGTCTAGATATAAGTCTGCATCAGATAATGCAGAAAAAGTAGAAGATGAACTAAAAGCAGAGAAAAGAAAACTTCAGAGGGAG CTTCGTACAGCCTTGGACAAGATAGAAGAAATGGAAATGACCAACAACCACCTTGTAAAGCGTCTGGAAAAGATGAAAGCAAACAGAAATGCTCTTCTGTCCCAACAGTAA
- the LOC127660668 gene encoding leucine-rich repeat flightless-interacting protein 2-like isoform X2: MGTPGSGRKRTPIKNRFSAEDEALSSIAREAEARLAAKRAARAEARDIRMKELERQQKEADAEKARHGHHSSSHSRRGLNDDTASVRSVGSYRSNSSSLRDLSSSHHSSRASSSRRRDLVSGISSSSSLKSSYSTSSVYNDLHKKPVGNSSKKDLLTGLYHDQRNYSSLKTPKPPPSTVSTYTPRAPSSSSSTVLMRSCSVASICDDGLYGSYSSRAPSECSWYSSGASSTRSSPVSSDDDSSSSVSQSRRGRRDSVLADFSETAADYFSRSNRRGSIVSDVDDLSIPDLDSMDEKCDKQFTDPFSRPSSRCATPALSAAALASLGGSSSRRGSGDTGSVIMDPEASLNELKDIYDLKDQIQDVEGRYMQGLKELKESLSEVEEKYKKAMVSNAQLDNDKTNLIYQVDTLKDFIEEMEEQMSELRRETEDKSKDLERQKHTCSVLQHKQEELKEGIRQRDELIKENKKIPQKLDTLMREVFDLQETVNWKDKKIAALERQKEYFDCIRNERDELRNELADLKGKSRMGEEHGLVIIPEDMPNGDVNHESPSSGITVVTQEAAQVLESAGDGPLDVRLRKLADEKNELLAQIRKLKIHLDEERQKHTKIDSVYKEEERMENGTDLQFIEMQRDSNRQISEYKFKLSKTEQEMATMEQNINRLEGQVSRYKSASDNAEKVEDELKAEKRKLQRELRTALDKIEEMEMTNNHLVKRLEKMKANRNALLSQQ; this comes from the exons GCTGAGGCCAGACTTGCTGCAAAAAGAGCTGCTCGTGCAGAGGCTCGGGACATCCGGATGAAAGAACTTGAGAGGCAACAGAAAGAG GCTGATGCAGAAAAGGCCCGTCATGGTCATCATTCCAGTAGCCACAGTCGACGG GGATTGAATGATGACACAGCGTCAGTCCGCAGTGTTGGAAGTTACAGG TCAAATTCGTCCTCTTTAAGAGACTTGAGCAGTTCCCATCACTCGAGTCGAGCTAGTTCTTCCAGGAGAAGAGACTTGGTG TCTGGTATCTCCAGTAGTTCCTCTTTGAAGAGCTCCTACTCCACT AGCTCTGTATATAATGATCTACATAAAAAACCTGTTGGCAATAGCTCCAAAAAAGACCTGCTG ACTGGATTGTATCATGACCAAAGGAACTACTCCAGCTTAAAGACTCCCAAACCTCCTCCCTCTACTGTCTCTACCTATACACCACGG GCTCCATCCAGCAGCAGTTCTACAGTTCTGATGCGCAGCTGTAGTGTG GCTTCCATATGTGATGATGGTCTTTATGGTTCATATAGTTccagagct CCATCTGAATGCAGCTGGTATTCTTCTGGTGCCAGTTCCACACGCAGCAGCCCTGTG TCATCAGATGACGATTCTTCCAGCTCTGTGTCCCAAAGTCGACGTGGGAGAAGGGATAGTGTG TTGGCTGATTTCTCTGAGACAGCTGCTGATTATTTCAGCCGCTCTAATCGAAGAGGCAGCATTGTCTCTGATGTTGATGATCTGAGCATTCCAGACTTGGACAGT aTGGATGAGAAATGTGATAAGCAGTTTACAGACCCCTTCAGTCGG CCATCCTCTCGATGTGCCACCCCGGCATTGTCTGCAGCTGCCCTGGCATCTCTAGGGGGCAGTTCTTCTAGGAGGGGCAGTGGAGACACTGGAAGTGTCATTATGGATCCAGAGGCTTCGCTCAATGAATTAAAG GACATCTATGATCTAAAGGACCAGATTCAGGATGTAGAGGGCCGATACATGCAGGGTCTTAAAGAGCTGAAG GAATCTCTATCAGAAGTGGAGGAGAAGTATAAGAAGGCCATGGTCTCTAACGCCCAGCTGGACAATGACAAGACAAACCTCATCTACCAGGTGGATACACTCAAAGATTTCATAGAAGAAATGGAGGAGCAAATGTCAGAGCTACGCAGGGAAACAGAAGATAAATCAAAG gATCTAGAAAGGCAGAAGCACACATGTTCAGTACTACAGCACAAACAAGAGGAGCTGAAGGAAGGTATCCGGCAGCGAGATGAACTCATTAAG GAGAACAAGAAAATTCCGCAAAAACTAGATACCCTCATGAGGGAGGTGTTTGACCTGCAGGAAACGGTTAACTGGAAGGACAAAAAGATTGCG GCGttagagagacagaaagaataCTTTGATTGCATTAGGAATGAAAGAGATGAGCTCAGGAATGAGCTGGCTGATCTCAAGGGGAAAAGCCGAATGGGAGAG GAACATGGGCTGGTCATTATACCGGAAGACATGCCCAACGGAGATGTCAATCATGAATCCCCCTCCTCAGGCATCACTGTGGTAACACAGGAGGCAGCGCAGGTTTTGGAGTCAGCAGGAGATGGACCTTTGG ATGTAAGACTACGAAAGCTTGCTGATGAAAAGAATGAACTTTTGGCACAG ATCAGAAAACTGAAGATCCATTTAGATGAAGAGAGACAGAAACATACAAAGATTGACAGTGTTTACAAAGAGGAAGAACGAATGGAGAACGGCACTGATCTACAATTCATCGAGATGCAGA GGGACTCCAATAGGCAGATAAGTGAATACAAATTCAAGCTTTCAAAGACAGAACAGGAAATGGCAACAATGGAACAAAAT ATAAACAGACTTGAAGGACAGGTGTCTAGATATAAGTCTGCATCAGATAATGCAGAAAAAGTAGAAGATGAACTAAAAGCAGAGAAAAGAAAACTTCAGAGGGAG CTTCGTACAGCCTTGGACAAGATAGAAGAAATGGAAATGACCAACAACCACCTTGTAAAGCGTCTGGAAAAGATGAAAGCAAACAGAAATGCTCTTCTGTCCCAACAGTAA
- the LOC127660668 gene encoding leucine-rich repeat flightless-interacting protein 2-like isoform X1, whose translation MGTPGSGRKRTPIKNRFSAEDEALSSIAREAEARLAAKRAARAEARDIRMKELERQQKELSYHQHSSSSRKWGQIHQWMADAEKARHGHHSSSHSRRGLNDDTASVRSVGSYRSNSSSLRDLSSSHHSSRASSSRRRDLVSGISSSSSLKSSYSTSSVYNDLHKKPVGNSSKKDLLTGLYHDQRNYSSLKTPKPPPSTVSTYTPRAPSSSSSTVLMRSCSVASICDDGLYGSYSSRAPSECSWYSSGASSTRSSPVSSDDDSSSSVSQSRRGRRDSVLADFSETAADYFSRSNRRGSIVSDVDDLSIPDLDSMDEKCDKQFTDPFSRPSSRCATPALSAAALASLGGSSSRRGSGDTGSVIMDPEASLNELKDIYDLKDQIQDVEGRYMQGLKELKESLSEVEEKYKKAMVSNAQLDNDKTNLIYQVDTLKDFIEEMEEQMSELRRETEDKSKDLERQKHTCSVLQHKQEELKEGIRQRDELIKENKKIPQKLDTLMREVFDLQETVNWKDKKIAALERQKEYFDCIRNERDELRNELADLKGKSRMGEEHGLVIIPEDMPNGDVNHESPSSGITVVTQEAAQVLESAGDGPLDVRLRKLADEKNELLAQIRKLKIHLDEERQKHTKIDSVYKEEERMENGTDLQFIEMQRDSNRQISEYKFKLSKTEQEMATMEQNINRLEGQVSRYKSASDNAEKVEDELKAEKRKLQRELRTALDKIEEMEMTNNHLVKRLEKMKANRNALLSQQ comes from the exons GCTGAGGCCAGACTTGCTGCAAAAAGAGCTGCTCGTGCAGAGGCTCGGGACATCCGGATGAAAGAACTTGAGAGGCAACAGAAAGAG ctGTCTTACCATCAGCACTCCTCCTCTAGCAGAAAATGGGGGCAAATCCACCAATGGATG GCTGATGCAGAAAAGGCCCGTCATGGTCATCATTCCAGTAGCCACAGTCGACGG GGATTGAATGATGACACAGCGTCAGTCCGCAGTGTTGGAAGTTACAGG TCAAATTCGTCCTCTTTAAGAGACTTGAGCAGTTCCCATCACTCGAGTCGAGCTAGTTCTTCCAGGAGAAGAGACTTGGTG TCTGGTATCTCCAGTAGTTCCTCTTTGAAGAGCTCCTACTCCACT AGCTCTGTATATAATGATCTACATAAAAAACCTGTTGGCAATAGCTCCAAAAAAGACCTGCTG ACTGGATTGTATCATGACCAAAGGAACTACTCCAGCTTAAAGACTCCCAAACCTCCTCCCTCTACTGTCTCTACCTATACACCACGG GCTCCATCCAGCAGCAGTTCTACAGTTCTGATGCGCAGCTGTAGTGTG GCTTCCATATGTGATGATGGTCTTTATGGTTCATATAGTTccagagct CCATCTGAATGCAGCTGGTATTCTTCTGGTGCCAGTTCCACACGCAGCAGCCCTGTG TCATCAGATGACGATTCTTCCAGCTCTGTGTCCCAAAGTCGACGTGGGAGAAGGGATAGTGTG TTGGCTGATTTCTCTGAGACAGCTGCTGATTATTTCAGCCGCTCTAATCGAAGAGGCAGCATTGTCTCTGATGTTGATGATCTGAGCATTCCAGACTTGGACAGT aTGGATGAGAAATGTGATAAGCAGTTTACAGACCCCTTCAGTCGG CCATCCTCTCGATGTGCCACCCCGGCATTGTCTGCAGCTGCCCTGGCATCTCTAGGGGGCAGTTCTTCTAGGAGGGGCAGTGGAGACACTGGAAGTGTCATTATGGATCCAGAGGCTTCGCTCAATGAATTAAAG GACATCTATGATCTAAAGGACCAGATTCAGGATGTAGAGGGCCGATACATGCAGGGTCTTAAAGAGCTGAAG GAATCTCTATCAGAAGTGGAGGAGAAGTATAAGAAGGCCATGGTCTCTAACGCCCAGCTGGACAATGACAAGACAAACCTCATCTACCAGGTGGATACACTCAAAGATTTCATAGAAGAAATGGAGGAGCAAATGTCAGAGCTACGCAGGGAAACAGAAGATAAATCAAAG gATCTAGAAAGGCAGAAGCACACATGTTCAGTACTACAGCACAAACAAGAGGAGCTGAAGGAAGGTATCCGGCAGCGAGATGAACTCATTAAG GAGAACAAGAAAATTCCGCAAAAACTAGATACCCTCATGAGGGAGGTGTTTGACCTGCAGGAAACGGTTAACTGGAAGGACAAAAAGATTGCG GCGttagagagacagaaagaataCTTTGATTGCATTAGGAATGAAAGAGATGAGCTCAGGAATGAGCTGGCTGATCTCAAGGGGAAAAGCCGAATGGGAGAG GAACATGGGCTGGTCATTATACCGGAAGACATGCCCAACGGAGATGTCAATCATGAATCCCCCTCCTCAGGCATCACTGTGGTAACACAGGAGGCAGCGCAGGTTTTGGAGTCAGCAGGAGATGGACCTTTGG ATGTAAGACTACGAAAGCTTGCTGATGAAAAGAATGAACTTTTGGCACAG ATCAGAAAACTGAAGATCCATTTAGATGAAGAGAGACAGAAACATACAAAGATTGACAGTGTTTACAAAGAGGAAGAACGAATGGAGAACGGCACTGATCTACAATTCATCGAGATGCAGA GGGACTCCAATAGGCAGATAAGTGAATACAAATTCAAGCTTTCAAAGACAGAACAGGAAATGGCAACAATGGAACAAAAT ATAAACAGACTTGAAGGACAGGTGTCTAGATATAAGTCTGCATCAGATAATGCAGAAAAAGTAGAAGATGAACTAAAAGCAGAGAAAAGAAAACTTCAGAGGGAG CTTCGTACAGCCTTGGACAAGATAGAAGAAATGGAAATGACCAACAACCACCTTGTAAAGCGTCTGGAAAAGATGAAAGCAAACAGAAATGCTCTTCTGTCCCAACAGTAA